A single Criblamydia sequanensis CRIB-18 DNA region contains:
- a CDS encoding DUF6531 domain-containing protein, producing MRVPFLFLNFLFFICSFTNVFSITEKEYTHEKSLIDSQGLPTSVVDGCVNVISGDFVDFETDLALPSSELFTLSRSYTSSDYFMQSLCNGWSFNHGSFAEIDKVNKYTGIQIRNSSSILNYDSKERNTPTNLDRVRIDKSQWKRGMTNCAQGLPSAKSNLNNDVCDLEFNDKKLTYRRANGDKYFYTGPDKKLYLWGIDKANTLKYLYLYDKRFLLNSIVLRNKFNQPLCSLSINVEKSKTEIKTPSGKTVTWHFKSIKNAGNHCPFLCKVERDNGPDISYEHERYLAPWGKHVVRIKEKSLPENRFVKIKYYEVGENVSSDRSVSASIPDLNDSRYSRVIETQKPLGPMGEPLTAFSFLYKGYPNTDIKEKGFTEVFDALKRKRLYRYNKSRLEKIEYFQGENQRHCAKLYRTEHILWAGAGTFYSEGHLIGSGVSDASGKLKYLNQYLYDNVGNITRATLFGNLSGSDFDNVIIGSNNIPVDLGCEAYSETFKYSIDGLNNLIEEDNGKRLYQYQYLPETTLCTKKLMIADNEIKSRAFYEYDHNAVLIKEICDDGIGYDREDQTRVTRKITKTIVPTWSYPHGLPLEVYTTAFDYANNQEIMLSKVHNIYEGDGLLVRKDIYDQTNTLAISQRFTYDKKGNLIKEEGPLGSFVEREFDGNGNIIKERGALDGYYKRNEYDFCNRLIKEEEFFDGDLSLAKSYHYDLAGQMISETDLFGNKINYTYDDLGRVIKQELPEIQDGNGGSFRPTSTYEYDVLDCVTKTVDPLGGETIASYTSRKAPYYKKYPDGTTETVVYHHNGSVKESIDRLGNKTVIESDYQERPLKVSLYNSKEELLKETSKTYSAFDVISETDEMGIETTFDYDFAGRLSCKRKLNFKECYEYDTLSRLYKTITYTSDSDAVVSIKEYDSLNRVIEERVEDLNGNLNHRASFIYDQANRKTHTITYGENGPEVNETVYNKRGDIVAIIDPEGKVTRTDYEYGFRNTLGQLVLKTTTIDPMGLKTIIEKDALGHDFIIEKMSPIGKLLHKSTFYYNGNGQRVKVIEENNLKKVVLEKEFDISGNIIKVVEASNSEEAKVTRVEYNSLGQKSVVIKPSGITLNYNYECFRPA from the coding sequence ATGCGAGTCCCTTTTCTATTTCTCAATTTCCTATTTTTTATTTGCTCTTTTACAAACGTTTTTTCCATCACAGAAAAAGAATACACCCATGAAAAATCCCTTATTGATTCTCAAGGGTTGCCAACTTCCGTTGTCGATGGATGCGTGAATGTTATTTCAGGAGATTTTGTTGATTTTGAAACGGATCTTGCCCTTCCAAGCTCTGAACTATTTACCCTTTCAAGAAGCTACACTAGCTCTGATTATTTTATGCAATCGCTCTGTAATGGCTGGAGCTTTAATCATGGCAGCTTTGCTGAGATAGATAAGGTTAACAAATACACAGGGATTCAAATAAGAAATTCAAGTTCCATTTTAAATTATGACTCTAAAGAGAGAAATACTCCAACGAATCTCGATAGAGTAAGAATCGACAAATCCCAATGGAAAAGAGGAATGACTAACTGCGCCCAAGGTTTGCCTTCTGCTAAATCCAATCTCAATAATGATGTTTGCGATCTTGAGTTTAACGATAAAAAGTTAACTTATCGAAGAGCCAATGGAGACAAATATTTTTACACGGGACCTGATAAGAAACTATATCTTTGGGGAATCGATAAGGCAAATACCCTAAAATACCTTTATCTTTATGATAAAAGGTTTTTACTAAACTCTATTGTATTAAGAAACAAATTCAATCAGCCTTTATGCTCTCTTTCTATAAACGTTGAGAAAAGTAAAACTGAAATTAAAACACCAAGCGGAAAAACGGTAACATGGCATTTTAAATCTATTAAAAATGCCGGTAATCATTGCCCTTTTCTTTGCAAGGTTGAAAGAGACAATGGGCCTGATATTTCCTATGAACATGAAAGATACCTTGCACCATGGGGGAAGCATGTTGTCCGCATTAAAGAAAAGAGCCTCCCTGAAAATAGATTTGTTAAAATAAAGTATTATGAAGTAGGGGAAAATGTTTCTTCTGATAGATCTGTTAGCGCTTCTATTCCTGATTTGAATGATTCTCGTTATTCAAGAGTCATTGAAACTCAAAAACCTCTTGGACCGATGGGAGAGCCTCTTACCGCATTTTCTTTTTTGTATAAAGGGTACCCCAATACCGACATCAAAGAAAAAGGTTTTACAGAAGTTTTTGACGCTTTAAAACGTAAACGCTTGTATCGATACAATAAGTCAAGACTTGAGAAAATTGAATATTTTCAAGGGGAAAATCAAAGGCATTGTGCTAAGCTTTATCGAACTGAGCACATCCTATGGGCTGGCGCCGGAACTTTTTATTCGGAAGGTCATTTAATTGGAAGCGGCGTTTCTGATGCCTCCGGAAAGCTTAAATATTTAAATCAATACCTGTATGATAATGTTGGCAATATCACAAGAGCCACTTTATTTGGAAATTTAAGCGGTTCCGATTTCGATAACGTTATCATAGGATCAAATAATATACCCGTTGACTTAGGGTGTGAAGCTTATAGTGAAACCTTCAAATACTCTATAGATGGGCTTAACAATCTTATCGAAGAAGATAACGGCAAGAGACTCTATCAATATCAATACCTTCCTGAGACCACTCTTTGCACAAAAAAGCTCATGATTGCTGATAATGAAATCAAATCAAGGGCTTTTTACGAATATGATCATAATGCGGTCTTGATTAAAGAAATTTGTGATGATGGGATTGGATATGATAGAGAAGATCAGACTCGTGTAACAAGAAAAATTACAAAAACCATAGTGCCTACTTGGAGCTATCCCCATGGATTGCCGCTTGAGGTTTACACAACTGCTTTTGATTATGCAAATAATCAAGAGATCATGTTGAGCAAAGTTCACAACATTTATGAAGGCGACGGCCTTTTAGTTCGTAAAGATATTTATGATCAAACTAATACTTTAGCGATTTCACAAAGGTTTACTTACGACAAAAAAGGTAATCTTATTAAAGAGGAAGGCCCTTTAGGGAGTTTTGTTGAGAGAGAGTTTGATGGAAATGGCAATATCATAAAAGAAAGGGGAGCGTTAGATGGGTATTATAAGAGAAATGAATATGATTTTTGCAATCGTCTTATTAAGGAAGAAGAGTTTTTCGATGGTGACCTTAGCTTGGCAAAAAGCTATCATTATGATTTAGCCGGGCAAATGATTTCAGAGACGGATCTTTTTGGAAATAAAATTAATTACACGTATGACGATTTAGGTCGTGTGATCAAGCAAGAGTTGCCCGAGATTCAAGATGGAAACGGGGGAAGCTTTAGACCTACAAGCACCTATGAGTATGATGTTTTGGATTGTGTCACAAAAACTGTAGATCCTTTAGGGGGCGAAACCATAGCTTCCTATACTTCAAGAAAAGCGCCTTATTATAAAAAGTATCCTGATGGGACTACAGAAACTGTGGTCTATCATCATAATGGTTCGGTTAAAGAATCTATTGATCGATTAGGAAATAAAACCGTTATAGAAAGTGATTATCAAGAAAGGCCCCTCAAAGTCTCACTTTATAATAGTAAGGAGGAACTTCTTAAGGAAACTTCAAAAACTTATTCTGCTTTTGATGTTATTTCAGAAACAGATGAAATGGGAATAGAGACTACTTTTGACTATGATTTTGCAGGAAGGCTTTCTTGCAAAAGAAAACTTAATTTTAAAGAATGCTACGAATATGACACTTTAAGCCGCCTTTATAAAACAATTACTTATACAAGTGATAGCGATGCGGTCGTTTCAATTAAAGAATATGATTCACTTAATCGTGTGATTGAAGAAAGGGTAGAGGATTTAAATGGAAATCTCAATCATAGAGCTTCCTTCATTTACGATCAGGCTAACAGAAAAACGCATACCATTACCTATGGTGAAAATGGACCTGAGGTGAATGAAACCGTATATAATAAGCGAGGGGACATTGTAGCGATTATTGACCCGGAAGGAAAAGTTACTAGAACAGATTATGAGTATGGTTTTCGAAATACCCTAGGCCAACTTGTTCTTAAAACAACAACTATCGATCCCATGGGGCTTAAAACTATTATTGAAAAAGATGCTCTTGGCCATGATTTTATTATTGAAAAAATGAGCCCAATTGGAAAACTTCTTCATAAATCAACTTTTTATTACAATGGGAATGGGCAAAGGGTTAAAGTTATTGAGGAAAATAACTTAAAAAAAGTCGTCCTTGAGAAAGAATTTGATATTTCAGGCAATATTATAAAAGTTGTTGAAGCTTCGAATTCCGAAGAGGCCAAAGTAACTCGTGTGGAATACAACTCACTTGGCCAAAAGTCCGTAGTCATAAAGCCTAGCGGAATAACCTTAAATTATAACTATGAATGTTTTAGGCCGGCTTGA
- a CDS encoding rod shape-determining protein, translated as MARGAFGKLTRFRGVFSNDIGIDLGTANTLVFVRGKGIVLAEPSVVAVDSQTNEVLAVGHKAKAMLGRTPQKIHAVRPMKDGVIADFEIAEGMLKALIKRVTPSRSLFRPKILIAVPSGITGVEKRAVEDSALHAGAQEVILIEEPMAAAIGVDLPVHEPAANFIIDIGGGTTEIAIICLGGIVESRSLRIAGDEFDDCIMNYMRRTYNLMIGPRTAEEIKMTIGSAYPLGSNELEMEVRGRDQVAGLPVTKRINSVEIRECLAEPIQQIIEAIKLTLEKCPPELAADLVERGMVVCGGGALIKGLDKALIKETGLPVTIASNPLLAVCLGTGKALDYIDKFRRRKIF; from the coding sequence ATGGCCAGGGGAGCCTTTGGCAAACTGACCCGTTTTCGAGGCGTTTTCTCAAACGACATCGGCATCGATCTTGGGACAGCCAACACGCTTGTTTTTGTTAGAGGGAAAGGCATTGTCCTTGCAGAACCGTCTGTTGTGGCGGTCGATTCTCAAACAAACGAAGTGTTAGCCGTTGGCCATAAAGCAAAAGCTATGCTTGGTAGAACCCCTCAAAAAATCCACGCCGTCCGCCCCATGAAAGATGGGGTTATTGCCGATTTTGAAATTGCGGAAGGCATGCTAAAAGCTCTAATAAAAAGGGTGACCCCCTCAAGAAGCCTTTTCAGACCCAAAATTTTAATTGCTGTTCCTTCTGGGATCACAGGCGTTGAAAAAAGAGCGGTTGAAGATTCAGCGCTCCATGCCGGCGCTCAAGAAGTGATCCTTATTGAAGAGCCAATGGCAGCAGCCATTGGTGTTGATCTCCCCGTTCATGAGCCGGCCGCCAATTTTATCATCGACATCGGCGGCGGAACAACCGAAATTGCCATCATATGCTTAGGCGGCATTGTCGAATCAAGATCCTTAAGAATAGCAGGCGATGAGTTTGATGATTGCATCATGAACTACATGCGCCGAACCTACAACTTAATGATCGGCCCGAGAACGGCTGAAGAAATCAAAATGACGATAGGCTCAGCCTACCCCCTCGGCAGCAATGAGCTTGAAATGGAAGTAAGAGGGCGCGATCAAGTGGCCGGCTTGCCTGTCACCAAGCGAATCAATTCTGTCGAAATTAGAGAATGCCTTGCAGAACCGATTCAACAAATTATTGAAGCTATCAAGCTTACTCTTGAAAAATGCCCTCCTGAACTTGCAGCAGACCTTGTCGAGCGAGGAATGGTAGTTTGCGGCGGCGGCGCTTTAATTAAAGGGCTTGATAAAGCACTTATTAAAGAAACAGGACTTCCTGTCACAATAGCTAGCAACCCCCTTCTAGCTGTCTGTCTCGGCACCGGAAAAGCTTTGGATTATATCGATAAATTCCGTCGCAGGAAGATATTCTAA
- a CDS encoding phosphoenolpyruvate carboxykinase (GTP), with translation MTKTTFENWTENRALINWIRKCRDLCKPDNVWFCDGSKEEAQELVSKMLKSGTLTKLNETARPKSYLARSTPEDVARVEERTFICSEKKEDAGPTNHWADPAEMKTKLDSLFQGCMEGRTMYVIPFSMGPLGSPLSQIGVQITDSPYVVASMRIMTRMGKKIIQLLGPNGSFVPCLHSVGMPLKKGMKDVPWPCNTNERYICHFPKTKEIASFGSGYGGNALLGKKCFALRIASVMAKEEGWLAEHMLILGITNPEGKKKYMAAAFPSACGKTNLAMMTPTLPGWKVETVGDDIAWMRFGKDGRLYAINPEAGFFGVAPGTSEKSNPNAMKTIAKNTIFTNVALTDKGDVWWEGMTEKPPSHLIDWEGRDWTPKSEGPAAHPNSRFTTSASECPVIDPNWESPQGVPISAIIFGGRRSSTIPLVMKALSWEHGVFFGASLSSEMTAAQEGTIGKLRHDPFAMLPFTGYNMGDYFQHWLDIGNKHDKDKLPQIFLVNWFRKGKEGSLLWPGYGENSRVLKWIFECCDGAPITAKTAAGYLPKKRTLDTSGLNLKKEADELFKINKADWLEEVEELKQYFTLFDPRFPESLNQELLKLEKRLKTSSSQKAKTNANEDIF, from the coding sequence ATGACCAAGACGACATTCGAAAATTGGACCGAAAACCGCGCTTTAATCAATTGGATTAGAAAATGCCGCGACCTTTGCAAACCGGACAACGTATGGTTTTGCGATGGCTCGAAGGAAGAAGCTCAAGAACTTGTTTCTAAAATGCTAAAGTCGGGAACCCTTACCAAATTAAATGAGACGGCAAGGCCGAAAAGTTATCTTGCCAGATCAACGCCAGAAGATGTCGCGCGGGTTGAAGAGAGAACCTTTATTTGTTCGGAAAAAAAAGAAGATGCCGGTCCGACAAACCATTGGGCTGATCCCGCTGAAATGAAAACAAAATTGGATTCTTTATTCCAAGGGTGTATGGAAGGAAGAACCATGTATGTCATTCCTTTTAGTATGGGACCTCTTGGATCTCCCTTATCTCAAATAGGCGTTCAAATCACCGATTCCCCTTATGTTGTTGCGAGTATGCGCATCATGACGCGAATGGGAAAAAAAATAATTCAGCTTTTGGGCCCAAACGGCTCTTTTGTCCCATGCCTCCACTCTGTCGGAATGCCTTTGAAAAAGGGAATGAAAGACGTGCCTTGGCCTTGCAATACAAATGAACGCTATATTTGCCATTTTCCTAAAACTAAGGAAATTGCTTCTTTTGGCAGCGGCTATGGGGGCAATGCGCTTCTTGGAAAGAAATGCTTTGCTTTAAGAATTGCTTCTGTCATGGCAAAAGAAGAGGGTTGGCTTGCTGAGCACATGCTTATTTTGGGGATCACAAACCCTGAAGGCAAAAAAAAGTATATGGCAGCAGCTTTTCCAAGCGCTTGCGGTAAAACGAATTTAGCGATGATGACCCCTACCCTTCCGGGTTGGAAAGTAGAGACAGTAGGCGATGATATCGCCTGGATGCGCTTTGGGAAAGACGGGAGGCTTTATGCCATCAATCCGGAAGCCGGATTTTTTGGCGTCGCTCCCGGAACGTCTGAAAAATCAAATCCCAATGCCATGAAAACGATTGCTAAAAATACGATTTTCACAAATGTCGCCCTTACAGACAAGGGGGATGTCTGGTGGGAAGGAATGACAGAGAAGCCGCCGAGTCATCTTATTGATTGGGAAGGACGAGATTGGACTCCAAAAAGCGAAGGACCGGCAGCACACCCTAATTCAAGATTTACGACATCCGCCTCTGAATGTCCGGTCATTGACCCTAACTGGGAAAGCCCTCAAGGGGTGCCCATCTCAGCCATTATTTTTGGAGGCAGAAGATCAAGCACCATTCCGCTTGTTATGAAAGCCCTCTCATGGGAGCACGGTGTCTTTTTTGGAGCAAGCTTATCCTCTGAGATGACAGCCGCTCAAGAAGGAACTATTGGAAAACTAAGACATGACCCCTTTGCTATGCTCCCCTTTACCGGTTATAATATGGGAGATTATTTCCAACATTGGCTGGATATTGGCAATAAGCATGATAAAGATAAGCTTCCCCAAATCTTTCTTGTGAATTGGTTTAGAAAAGGAAAAGAGGGTTCCCTATTATGGCCGGGTTATGGTGAAAACTCAAGAGTGTTAAAGTGGATTTTTGAATGTTGCGATGGCGCACCTATAACTGCAAAAACAGCTGCCGGCTATTTACCGAAAAAGCGCACTTTGGATACTTCAGGCTTAAACCTTAAAAAGGAAGCCGATGAGCTCTTTAAAATAAATAAAGCGGATTGGCTTGAAGAAGTAGAAGAATTAAAACAGTACTTTACCTTATTCGACCCAAGGTTTCCGGAAAGCTTAAATCAAGAGCTTCTAAAGCTTGAAAAGCGGCTGAAAACGTCAAGCTCCCAAAAGGCAAAAACAAATGCTAATGAAGACATTTTTTAA
- a CDS encoding LysM peptidoglycan-binding domain-containing protein, producing the protein MKKELLQKIKRLRKALLISCFLNIVLGMVSLFFAYKQENANALKPFHITTRLLTNKILPEENSLGQKLASLKEKNFEDLVLALKDITLIQDGYRERDFALACLVKFHFFNIEKAFSSLSFPKQRRKVIFYDKSLKKNEILLYPDIEEAHFEKALTFAEIEKWPFTSLGLFQKLKEEKIQDPSLLYAFQLTTEFKTMERLFQEVADKVKLTELIDIITSGKWLDFLSKIDMINKADFTLIELRRRFLLDYIHNQSVTAAEVFLKIDMEQAVKKISDKDALTILKILDKRSAISAKYALSMLVSPRSDDIWMEAARRLYQFSYETIPTVLKKKEVLARFVPHLLKNKEIDFSKSTLSSKESELKKKLFSKAPIEPSNERAKPKSASLSLLKAKEKEAPKSRKAYLVQEGDSLWKISRRFGVDINEIKKLNHLESDFLKPDTLISLP; encoded by the coding sequence ATGAAAAAAGAGCTTCTGCAAAAAATTAAAAGATTGAGGAAAGCTCTTCTCATAAGCTGCTTTTTAAATATTGTTTTAGGGATGGTCAGTCTTTTTTTTGCTTACAAGCAAGAAAATGCGAATGCTCTAAAACCTTTTCATATCACAACAAGGCTTCTAACCAATAAGATCCTTCCTGAAGAAAATAGCCTTGGACAAAAGCTTGCCTCTCTCAAAGAGAAAAATTTCGAGGACTTGGTTTTAGCCTTAAAAGATATTACACTTATTCAAGATGGCTATAGGGAAAGAGATTTTGCACTGGCTTGTCTTGTGAAATTTCATTTTTTTAATATAGAGAAAGCCTTTTCAAGCCTTTCTTTCCCAAAGCAAAGAAGAAAAGTAATCTTTTATGATAAATCCTTAAAGAAAAATGAGATCCTCCTTTATCCCGACATTGAAGAGGCCCATTTCGAAAAAGCCTTGACTTTTGCTGAAATTGAAAAATGGCCTTTTACCTCACTTGGGCTATTTCAAAAATTGAAAGAAGAAAAAATTCAAGACCCGTCTCTGCTCTATGCCTTTCAGCTCACTACCGAATTTAAAACCATGGAAAGGCTTTTTCAAGAGGTCGCCGATAAAGTCAAGCTTACTGAATTAATCGACATCATAACCTCCGGTAAATGGTTAGATTTTCTTTCAAAAATTGATATGATCAATAAAGCGGATTTCACTTTAATTGAACTTCGCAGGAGGTTTTTGCTTGATTACATCCATAATCAGTCGGTAACCGCAGCAGAAGTATTTTTAAAAATAGACATGGAGCAAGCGGTAAAAAAAATTAGCGATAAGGACGCATTAACGATTCTTAAAATCTTAGATAAACGCTCTGCTATTTCTGCAAAATACGCTTTAAGTATGCTTGTCAGCCCAAGAAGCGATGATATTTGGATGGAAGCGGCAAGGCGGCTTTATCAATTTTCTTATGAAACCATTCCAACCGTTTTAAAAAAGAAAGAAGTCTTGGCCAGGTTTGTCCCCCATCTTTTGAAAAATAAGGAAATTGATTTCTCAAAAAGCACTCTTTCTTCTAAAGAAAGCGAATTAAAGAAAAAGCTCTTCTCTAAAGCGCCTATTGAACCCTCAAACGAAAGGGCTAAACCTAAATCCGCCTCTCTTAGTCTTCTAAAAGCTAAGGAAAAAGAAGCTCCCAAATCAAGAAAAGCTTACCTTGTTCAGGAAGGGGATTCTCTTTGGAAGATAAGCCGTCGCTTTGGGGTGGATATCAATGAAATCAAAAAATTAAATCATCTTGAAAGTGATTTTTTAAAGCCGGACACGCTAATTTCTTTGCCTTAG